Genomic DNA from uncultured Acetobacterium sp.:
ATGTTATTCGTGCTTATTTAGGAGATTAGGAGGCCGCGATGCTAAAAGTAAAAGATTTAAATGTACATTATGGAAAAATTCATGCCATTAAGGGAATTAGTTTTGAAGTGAATGAGGGTGAAATTGTTACTCTGATCGGAGCCAACGGCGCCGGCAAGACAACCATTCTTCAAACGATTTCCGGACTCTTAAAGCCAAGTGAAGGGATGATTACCTTTGATGGTGAAAACCTGAGTAAGGTGCCAGCTCATCAAATACCAGTTCTAGGAATTGCCCACGTTCCTGAAGGACGGCGGATTTTTGCAGATATGACGGTTTATGAAAATCTGCAAATGGGCGCATATATTAGAAAAGATAAAGAACAGATTCAGGAAGACATGGAAAAAATATTTTTGAATTTCCCGCGTCTTAAAGAGCGCATCAAGCAAATTGCCGGAACGCTCAGTGGTGGTGAACAGCAAATGCTGGCGATGGGACGGGCACTGATGACCCGACCAAAACTGATTTTGCTGGATGAACCATCAATGGGGCTGGCACCGCTATTGGTTGATGAAATCTTTAATATGATTCAGACGGTTAATGATGCTGGAACTACGGTATTGCTCGTGGAACAGAATGCGAATAAAGCTCTGCATATTGCAAACCGTGCCTATGTTTTGGAAACTGGATACATAAAACTTTCTGGAAATGCTAGAGAACTGCTGGCAAACCCGGAAGTGCAGCAAGCATATTTAGGTGGCTGATTGAAAAAACTGTCTCAATTGAGGCAGTTTTTTAATGGGAAAGCATCAACTTTGCAAAAAATGACCCCATATACCCATAAATAATTCTTAAACACCTTAATTTTGGTTCTTGATATGAAAATATACCTATGATATACTGTTAAAATTGAATGTGAATATAATTTATAGTGAAAGATACGGAGGATAACATGAGTGCTACAGTAGAAAGTATTGAAAAAAATATTGCAACCTTAAAAATTGAAATTAGTCCGGAGGATTACTCAAAGGCTGTCAAAAAGTCCTATGATAAAAATAAAAAACGTTTTTCGGTTCCTGGATTTAGAAAAGGAAAGGTTCCCAAAACCGTTGTTGAATCTTATTATGGAAAAAATGTGTTTATGGAAGATGCCATCGACTTTGCATTTGCACCAGCTTACACAAGTGCTTTGGAAGAAACCGAAATTAAACCGGTAACTCGACCTGATCTTGAAAACATTGAAAAGATTAGTGAAGAGGAA
This window encodes:
- a CDS encoding ABC transporter ATP-binding protein, which translates into the protein MLKVKDLNVHYGKIHAIKGISFEVNEGEIVTLIGANGAGKTTILQTISGLLKPSEGMITFDGENLSKVPAHQIPVLGIAHVPEGRRIFADMTVYENLQMGAYIRKDKEQIQEDMEKIFLNFPRLKERIKQIAGTLSGGEQQMLAMGRALMTRPKLILLDEPSMGLAPLLVDEIFNMIQTVNDAGTTVLLVEQNANKALHIANRAYVLETGYIKLSGNARELLANPEVQQAYLGG